TACCCCAACCGCGGTTGGGAGAAGGTCTACCGCGACCTGTACACCCCCGACTACACCTATCACTACCTGTGCGCGCCCAACGACACCCACGGGTGCCTGCTCAAGGCCAACGTGAAGAACGGGGTTGTGGTCTACGCCGACCCCAGCTTCGGCTACGGCAAGGCCACCGACCCTTACGGCAACCAGGCCTCCGCTCGCTGGGACCCCCGCGTCTGCATAAGCGGCCTGGCCTATGTGCGCCGCTTCTACTCCGACCGTCGGGTGAAGGGCGCCTTCGTCCGTCTAGGCTTCAAACGCTGGGCCGAGGCGGGCTTCCCCCGCGACCCGGCCACGGGCCGGCCGCCCGAGCAGTTCTTCTCCGGCCGGGGCAAGGAGGAGTTCGTCCAGGTCAGCTACGAGGAGGCCTACCGGCTGGTGGCCAGGGCCTTGGTGGACATCGCCCGCACCTACAGCGGCCGCGAGGGCGAGGAGCGGCTGCGCCGACAGGGCTACGACGAGGCCATGGTCGAGGCCGCCCACGGCGTCGGCACCCAGACCATCAAGGCCCGCGGTGGCATGCCGCTGCTGGGCCCCATCCGCGTCGGCGGGCTGTACCGGTTCGTGAACATGCTCGCCCTCCTGGATGCTCATGTGCGGGGCGTCGGCCCTGAAGGGGCGGTGGGCGGCCGCCACTGGGACTCCTACTCCTGGCACACCGACCTTCCCCCGGGCCACCCCATGGTCAGCGGGCAGCAGACCCTCGACTTCGACCTCTACACGGCCGAGAACGCGCGCCTCATCACCCTCTGGGGCATGAACTGGATCGCCACCAAGATGCCCGACGGCCACTGGCTCACCGAGGCCAAGCTGCACGGGGCCAGGGTGGTGACCATCGCCCCCGAGTACCAGAGCAGCAGCTCCAAGGCCGACGAGGTCATCGTCATCCGCCCCGGGAGCGACGCCCACTTCGCCCTGGGCCTGGCGCACGTCATCGTCCGCGACCGCCTCTACGATGAGGCGTTCGTCAAGTCCTTCACCGACCTGCCCCTCCTGGTGCGCATGGACAACCTCAGGCGCCTCCAGGCGCGCGACGTCATCCCCGGCTACCGCCCGGCCGAGCTGCGCAACGCCACCCGCGTCATCAAGGACGGCGAGAGGCCGCCCGCGCCGGCGCAGCAGGACGTCCAGCTCGTGCCCGAATCGCTGCGGGCGGAGTGGGACGACTACATGGTCTGGGACCGGCGCAGCGGCGGCCCCCGCCCCGTGAGCCGCGACCTGGTGGGCCGACACTTCCAGGAGGCCGGCATAGAGCCGGCCCTGGAGGGGGAGTTCGAGGTCTCCCTTGTGGACGGGCGGCGGGTCAAGGTGCGTCCGGCCTTCGACCTGGTGAAGCAGTACCTGATGGACTCCTGCAGCCCCGAGCAGATATCGAAGGTCAGCTGGGCGCCGGTGGAGGCCATCGAGAACCTGGCCCGGGAGATAGCGGCCAACAAGACCCGCACCCTGTTCGTGGAGGGCATGGGCCCCAACCACTTCTTCAACAACGACTGCAAGGACCGGGCCATCATCCTGGTGGCGGCCCTCACCAACAACATCGGCCACTTCGGCGGCACCGTGGGCAGCTACGCCGGCAACTACCGCCTGGCCTTCTTCTCGGGCTTCGGCCAGTACGGCATCGAGGATCCCTTCGATATCGAGCTGGACCCGAGTCGACCCGCCCGCACCCGCAAGACCTACAAGGCGGAGTCGGCCCACTACTACAACTACGGCGACCGCCCCCTGCGGGTGGGTAACAAGGTGTTCACCGGCCGCACCCACATGCCCACGCCCACCAAGGCGGTGCTGTGGGCCAACTCCAACTCCATCCTGGGCAACGCCAAGTGGGCCTACAACGTCATCGTCAACACGCTGCCCAACATCGAGCTGATATGCGTGAACGACTGGTCGTGGTCGGCTACCTGCGAATACGCCGATGTGGTGTTCGGGGTGGATAGCTGGGCGGAGCGCAAGTTCCCGGACATCTACGGCTCGGTCACCAATCCTTTCCTGCAGGTGTGGCCCCGCACGCCGCTGCCGCGCATCTTCGACACCCGCGACGACGTGGAGGTATGGGCGGGCATCGCCGCTGCCCTGGCCGAAGAGACGGGCGACCGCCGCTTCCGCGACTACTGGCACTTCGTCTACCAGAACCGGGTCGAGGTCTACATCCAGCGCATTTTCGATGCCAGCAACACGGCCAGGGGCTACCGCTTCGACCAACTGGAGGCCAGCTGCGCCCAGGGCATCCCTGCCTACATGCTCAACCGCACCAGCCCGCGCATCGTGGGCTGGGAGCAGACCCAGGAGAGCAAGCCCTGGTACACCAAGTCGGGGCGGCTGGAGTTCTACCGCGACGAGGAGGAGTTCATCGAGTACGGCGAGAACCTGCCGGTGGCGCGGGAGCCTGTGGACGGCACCCCTTACGAGCCCAACGTCATCATGGCCCGGCCGCACCCGGCCATCCGCCCGGCGCCGCCCGAGGCCTACGGCCTCACCGCCGATGACCTGCGCGTGGAGGTCCGGCAGGTGAGGAACATCGTGCGGACGCCGGAGGAGATCGCTGCCAGCCTGCATCCGCGCCGCCGTGACGGCTTCACCCACGTGCTCATCACGCCCAAGTACCGCCACGCCTGCCACACCACCGGGGCGAGCACCGACCTGGACGTGGTCTTCTGGGGGCCCTTCGGCGACTTCTACCGGCATGACCCGCGTAAGCCGTGGGTGGGCGAGGGCTACATAGACCTGAACCCCGAAGACGCCCGTGAGCTGGGCATCGAGGACGGCGACTACGTCCGCTGCATCGCCGACCCGGAGGATCGCCCTTTCACCGGCTTCGATGCCGGTCACCAGGATGGCAAAGTGGCTAGCTGGCTCGTTCGGGCCCGCTACTACCCGAGCATCGCCCGGGGGGTGGGCCGTGCCTGGTTCCACTTCCACATCGCCACCCACGGCAGCGTGGAAGGCCACGAGACCAGGCCCGACCGGCTGGCCAAGAACCCCCGCACCGGCTACCAGGCCGGCTATCGCTACGGCAGCCACCAGTCCGTCACCCGCGCCTGGCTGCGCCCCACCCTGCAGACCGACAGCCTCGTTCGCAAGGACACGGCCGGCCAGATGCTGGGCAAGGGGTTCGAGCCCGACGTCTACTGCGTGGTGGGCGCGCCCAAGGAGAGCTTCGTGCGCATAGAGCGGGCCGAGCCGGGCGGCGAGGACGGCGAGCGCCGCTGGTCGCCGGCCGACAAGGGCTTCCGCCCCGGCTACGAGTCCGAGGCCGTCCTCAAGTACCTCAAGGGTGCCTTCATCAGGGTGGAGGGATGAGCCATGCCCAGGGTGTACAACTGGCAGATCGGGCGCGAAATGGAGTACCCCTTCGAGGCGGCGCGGCCCAAACGGCAGGCGGCGGCCGTCTTCGACATCAACAAATGCATCGCCTGCCAGACCTGCACCATGGCCTGCAAGACTACCTGGACGTCGGGCCGAGGGCAGGAGTATATGTTCTGGAACAATGTGGAGACCAAGCCCTGGGGCTCGTATCCCCTGGCCTGGGACGTGCGCATTCTCGAGATGTTGGGCCCCCAGACCTGGCAGGGGGGCCGCTACACGGGCAAGACCATCTTCGAGGCGGCACCCCTGGGCGAGAAGGCCATCGGCTACCTGCCGGAAGACCTGGACTACGCTTATCCCAACCGCGGGGAGGATGAGATCTCCGATGCCAGCATCGGCCAGCGCTTCTACCTGCGCCTCCCCCACGATGCCTGGTTCTTCTACCTGCCGCGCATCTGTAACCACTGCACCTACCCGGCTTGCCTGGGGTCCTGCCCCCGCACGGCCATCTACAAGCGGCCCGAGGACGGGATAGTGCTGGTGGACCAGGAGCGCTGCCGCGGCTACCGCGAGTGCGTGAAGAACTGCCCCTACAAGAAGGTCTTTTACAACCACGTCACCCGCGTGGCCGAGAAGTGCGTCCTCTGCTACCCGGCGGTGGAGAGGGGCATACAGCCCCGCTGCATGCGCAACTGCATCGGCAAGATCCGCACCTTCGGGTTTGTCAACACGCCCGACAAGGCCGACCCCGAGAACCCGGTGGACTTCCTGGTGCACGTGCGCAAGGTGGCCCTGCCGCTGCTGCC
This sequence is a window from Dehalococcoidia bacterium. Protein-coding genes within it:
- a CDS encoding dehydrogenase, with the protein product MPRVYNWQIGREMEYPFEAARPKRQAAAVFDINKCIACQTCTMACKTTWTSGRGQEYMFWNNVETKPWGSYPLAWDVRILEMLGPQTWQGGRYTGKTIFEAAPLGEKAIGYLPEDLDYAYPNRGEDEISDASIGQRFYLRLPHDAWFFYLPRICNHCTYPACLGSCPRTAIYKRPEDGIVLVDQERCRGYRECVKNCPYKKVFYNHVTRVAEKCVLCYPAVERGIQPRCMRNCIGKIRTFGFVNTPDKADPENPVDFLVHVRKVALPLLPQLGLEPNVYYIPPVHVGNLDFLRMLFGPGVDNAIAAYRRAMAGEDPELVGVLMLAVSTDRIVHRFRVRDGYAYGYGEDGSELVRVPLKEPVTVRQFYDSLVGAYRYNVT
- a CDS encoding molybdopterin-dependent oxidoreductase, with the translated sequence MASGGERPFRVTRRDFLRALAGGAASLAAGVQLPHELLRFSFLQPVQPGLNPLKEYPNRGWEKVYRDLYTPDYTYHYLCAPNDTHGCLLKANVKNGVVVYADPSFGYGKATDPYGNQASARWDPRVCISGLAYVRRFYSDRRVKGAFVRLGFKRWAEAGFPRDPATGRPPEQFFSGRGKEEFVQVSYEEAYRLVARALVDIARTYSGREGEERLRRQGYDEAMVEAAHGVGTQTIKARGGMPLLGPIRVGGLYRFVNMLALLDAHVRGVGPEGAVGGRHWDSYSWHTDLPPGHPMVSGQQTLDFDLYTAENARLITLWGMNWIATKMPDGHWLTEAKLHGARVVTIAPEYQSSSSKADEVIVIRPGSDAHFALGLAHVIVRDRLYDEAFVKSFTDLPLLVRMDNLRRLQARDVIPGYRPAELRNATRVIKDGERPPAPAQQDVQLVPESLRAEWDDYMVWDRRSGGPRPVSRDLVGRHFQEAGIEPALEGEFEVSLVDGRRVKVRPAFDLVKQYLMDSCSPEQISKVSWAPVEAIENLAREIAANKTRTLFVEGMGPNHFFNNDCKDRAIILVAALTNNIGHFGGTVGSYAGNYRLAFFSGFGQYGIEDPFDIELDPSRPARTRKTYKAESAHYYNYGDRPLRVGNKVFTGRTHMPTPTKAVLWANSNSILGNAKWAYNVIVNTLPNIELICVNDWSWSATCEYADVVFGVDSWAERKFPDIYGSVTNPFLQVWPRTPLPRIFDTRDDVEVWAGIAAALAEETGDRRFRDYWHFVYQNRVEVYIQRIFDASNTARGYRFDQLEASCAQGIPAYMLNRTSPRIVGWEQTQESKPWYTKSGRLEFYRDEEEFIEYGENLPVAREPVDGTPYEPNVIMARPHPAIRPAPPEAYGLTADDLRVEVRQVRNIVRTPEEIAASLHPRRRDGFTHVLITPKYRHACHTTGASTDLDVVFWGPFGDFYRHDPRKPWVGEGYIDLNPEDARELGIEDGDYVRCIADPEDRPFTGFDAGHQDGKVASWLVRARYYPSIARGVGRAWFHFHIATHGSVEGHETRPDRLAKNPRTGYQAGYRYGSHQSVTRAWLRPTLQTDSLVRKDTAGQMLGKGFEPDVYCVVGAPKESFVRIERAEPGGEDGERRWSPADKGFRPGYESEAVLKYLKGAFIRVEG